ACAGATCCTAATATACTTGCACAACATTGCATGGAGCCTTTGTCTCCAGATTTTAGTAAAAAGGTAAAACCTGGTGATATAATAGTGGCAGGATTTAATTTCGGCTGTGGTTCTTCAAGGGAACATGCACCCATTGCCATCTCTGCCCTGGGAATACCTGTTGTCATCGCCAAAAGCTTTGCAAGGATTTTCTATAGAAATGCCTTTAATAAAGGTCTTGCATTGATAGAGGCCGACATATATGATTTATTACAAGAAGGTGATCTGGTAGAGATAGATATATTTTCGGGAATAATTAAGATTAAGGATAAAACAATAAAGGCAAAACCCATACCGCCTTTTATGGTTGAACTCATCAATTCAGGCGGTCTGATGAACTATCTTAAGAAGAAACTGGAGGAAAAAGGATGAAAACCTATAATGTTGCAGTAGCAGGCGCAACAGGCGCTGTTGGAAATGAAATGGTGGAGATTCTCGAGGAGAGAAACTTTCCTGTAAAAAATCTAAAGCTCCTCGCTTCATCAAGAAGTGTGGGCAAGACCATATCCTTTAAAGGAACAGATATAAAGGTAGAGGAGCTCAAAGAAGATTCATTTAAAGATGTGGATATCGGGCTATTCTCACCAGGTGGTGCAGTGAGTATGAAGTTTGCTCCCATAGCAGCGGCAAGTGGCTGCGTGGTAATAGATAATACAAGTGCATTCAGGATGGAACCTGATATCCCTCTTGTTGTTCCTGAGGTAAATGAACACGCTATAGCTGGCTATAAAAATAGAGGCATAATATCCAATCCAAATTGTTCTACCATTCAGATGGTGGTTGTTCTAAAACCTTTACATGATTACGCAAAAATAAAACGTGTTGTTGTGTCAACATATCAGGCAGTATCAGGAACAGGAAAAAAGGCAATCTTTGAATTAGAACAGCAGATCCTTGCCATCTATGGAAATAAGGATATTGTCAAAAAAGTCTATCCCCATCAGATAGCCTTTAACTGCCTGCCCCATATTGATTCATTCCTTGAAAACGGTTATACAAAGGAAGAGATGAAGATGGTGAATGAGACAAAAAAAATCATGGAAGATGATAGTATTCAGGTTACAGCCACAACAGTAAGGGTACCTGTATTCTATGGTCATTCAGAGTCGGTAAATGTGGAGTTTGAAAAGGAGATTACCCCTGAAACGGCAAGAGAATTACTAAGAGCTGCTCCGGGCGTTGAGGTAACCGATGACCCGTCAAAAAACATATATCCCCTTGCCATCTATGCAGCAGGAAAGGACGAGACCTTTGTGGGAAGGATAAGAAGGGATGAATCAGTAAAATATGGGCTCAATATGTGGATAGTAGCTGATAATATAAGAAAAGGTGCTGCATTGAATGCTGTTCAGATAGCAGAGGTGTTAATAAAGAAATATCTTTAAGTCTCCATATAAAATAAATAAAATATTTGCCATATCTCCATACGCCAAGGAAGTGCTCCAGAATAAGATAACTCGAGACCTAAAGGTCTCTATTCTGGGGCGCATCCTTAATTGAGACCGCCATTGATAACTTCTTTAGATTTTTAAAAAATCTATATTTTTTAGACATGTGCTATATTTTGCAAAAGGGGTAAAATCAGAACGAATTAATTTGCTGTATTCTCAAAAGGCTCGCAGCATATGAACTTACTCAAAAAAAAATTTTATTTTTTAGCCTTTTTTGCTTGTCTTTTTTATAATACTCGAGATACTTGGTTTTGGCTGAGTAAGCATATGCTTCATAGCACCTACAAACACCTCAGGGGTTACACCAGGGGCATGTCCATGTGTTCC
Above is a window of Syntrophorhabdaceae bacterium DNA encoding:
- a CDS encoding 3-isopropylmalate dehydratase small subunit, whose protein sequence is MILKGKIWKFGHNIDTDIIIPARYLVHTDPNILAQHCMEPLSPDFSKKVKPGDIIVAGFNFGCGSSREHAPIAISALGIPVVIAKSFARIFYRNAFNKGLALIEADIYDLLQEGDLVEIDIFSGIIKIKDKTIKAKPIPPFMVELINSGGLMNYLKKKLEEKG
- a CDS encoding aspartate-semialdehyde dehydrogenase yields the protein MKTYNVAVAGATGAVGNEMVEILEERNFPVKNLKLLASSRSVGKTISFKGTDIKVEELKEDSFKDVDIGLFSPGGAVSMKFAPIAAASGCVVIDNTSAFRMEPDIPLVVPEVNEHAIAGYKNRGIISNPNCSTIQMVVVLKPLHDYAKIKRVVVSTYQAVSGTGKKAIFELEQQILAIYGNKDIVKKVYPHQIAFNCLPHIDSFLENGYTKEEMKMVNETKKIMEDDSIQVTATTVRVPVFYGHSESVNVEFEKEITPETARELLRAAPGVEVTDDPSKNIYPLAIYAAGKDETFVGRIRRDESVKYGLNMWIVADNIRKGAALNAVQIAEVLIKKYL